In Verrucomicrobiota bacterium, one genomic interval encodes:
- the casB gene encoding type I-E CRISPR-associated protein Cse2/CasB, whose protein sequence is MPAPNPSADRSLRQRPTTTVSPNRFAEEGRRGAKSQTHPQTMTTPTPQSRAAQFVTGLRRIKDNRGKVAALRRAISPGLRIDAWPVIADLGGDIERPVYAAVAALYATHPEENDSANFGATCRQIAMKDSSDGKLPESYERRFRRLLAAGSSEQLAELLRAWIRLASSKGAGVNYQRLFEDLWRWDWNADDIRVRWASEFWPARRIEEPESREEEPT, encoded by the coding sequence ATGCCCGCGCCAAACCCCTCGGCAGATCGAAGCCTTCGCCAAAGGCCGACAACAACTGTTTCTCCGAACCGCTTCGCCGAAGAAGGACGGCGAGGGGCCAAAAGCCAAACGCACCCGCAAACCATGACCACTCCCACTCCCCAATCCCGCGCAGCACAGTTCGTCACCGGCTTGCGCCGCATCAAAGACAACCGCGGCAAGGTGGCCGCGCTCCGCCGCGCCATTAGCCCCGGCCTCCGCATCGATGCCTGGCCTGTTATTGCGGACCTCGGCGGCGATATTGAACGGCCCGTCTATGCGGCCGTCGCCGCGCTCTACGCCACGCACCCGGAGGAAAACGATTCCGCCAACTTCGGCGCCACGTGCCGCCAGATTGCCATGAAGGACAGCAGCGATGGAAAACTGCCGGAGAGCTACGAACGCCGTTTCCGGCGTCTGCTCGCAGCGGGTTCCTCCGAGCAACTGGCCGAGTTGCTTCGCGCATGGATTCGGCTCGCCTCGTCGAAGGGAGCTGGCGTGAACTACCAGCGGCTTTTCGAGGATCTGTGGCGCTGGGATTGGAACGCCGACGATATCCGCGTCCGCTGGGCCTCCGAGTTCTGGCCCGCGCGTCGCATCGAAGAACCCGAATCCAGAGAGGAGGAACCCACATGA
- the cas2e gene encoding type I-E CRISPR-associated endoribonuclease Cas2 — protein sequence MTVIVANHTPEAVRGMLKRWFVEPRPNVFVGTLNRRTRDKTLDYIKRNAAGLGMLIISSDNNCQGFKIETYGDTHRRDTEISGLWLVAEEWVEESNVPF from the coding sequence ATGACTGTGATCGTTGCCAACCACACGCCGGAGGCCGTCCGGGGAATGCTCAAGCGATGGTTCGTTGAGCCAAGGCCCAATGTGTTCGTCGGCACGCTGAACCGGCGCACCCGCGACAAGACGCTGGACTACATCAAACGCAACGCCGCAGGGCTGGGCATGCTGATCATTTCCAGCGACAACAATTGCCAGGGCTTCAAGATCGAGACCTATGGAGATACGCACCGGCGGGACACGGAAATCTCCGGTCTGTGGTTGGTGGCCGAAGAATGGGTGGAGGAGTCGAATGTACCGTTCTAA
- the cas7e gene encoding type I-E CRISPR-associated protein Cas7/Cse4/CasC, which yields MRLIELHILQSFPVSCLNRDDVGAPKTATFGGVPRARLSSQCLKRAIREYAQVNLPGARFNGQRTKLIVGPFTDGLKKNGVAEKAAAEHAANIADKLAKLDARSGKHAAEPQVGTLTFLAPSEIESIAKQVAELLKANPESKEYEKKLDQFCKAAGLLDGADIALFGRMAASLPSLTLEGAAMFSHALSTHRAENDLDFYSAVDDLKPKSEDAGAGMIGTLEFTSAVYYRYAAVNLDLLSDPDHLDKLTADERRKVVDAFIRATLLATPGARKNSMNAHTLPSFVLGIFKKAGQPLQLVNAFEQPVWSKNGLLDESTKRLNAHHEQLKKIWDIACDEEVILPDTSLNEFVQRLTRHVQ from the coding sequence ATGCGACTGATCGAACTCCACATCCTGCAATCCTTCCCGGTCTCCTGCCTCAACCGTGACGACGTGGGCGCGCCCAAGACCGCCACGTTCGGCGGCGTGCCCCGCGCCCGCCTCAGCAGCCAATGCCTCAAACGCGCGATCCGCGAATACGCGCAGGTCAACCTGCCTGGTGCTCGCTTCAATGGTCAGCGCACCAAGCTGATTGTCGGCCCCTTCACCGACGGCCTCAAGAAGAATGGCGTAGCCGAGAAGGCGGCCGCCGAGCACGCCGCCAACATCGCTGACAAACTGGCCAAACTCGACGCGCGTTCGGGTAAGCACGCGGCGGAGCCGCAAGTCGGCACGCTCACCTTTCTGGCACCGTCTGAAATCGAATCCATCGCCAAGCAAGTGGCCGAGTTGCTGAAGGCCAATCCCGAGTCCAAAGAGTACGAAAAGAAACTCGACCAATTCTGCAAGGCTGCCGGGTTGCTCGACGGCGCGGACATCGCCCTGTTCGGTCGAATGGCGGCCAGCCTGCCGTCCCTGACACTTGAAGGAGCGGCGATGTTCAGCCATGCGCTCTCCACACACCGCGCCGAAAACGACCTCGACTTCTACTCGGCCGTGGATGACCTCAAGCCCAAAAGCGAAGACGCCGGAGCAGGAATGATCGGCACCTTGGAGTTCACATCCGCAGTCTATTATCGCTATGCCGCCGTCAACCTCGACCTGCTTTCCGATCCAGACCACCTGGACAAACTGACGGCCGATGAGCGCCGCAAAGTCGTGGACGCCTTCATCCGCGCGACACTCCTGGCCACGCCAGGCGCCCGGAAAAACTCCATGAACGCGCACACCCTGCCCTCGTTCGTGCTGGGGATTTTCAAGAAAGCCGGCCAGCCATTGCAGCTCGTGAACGCTTTTGAACAGCCCGTTTGGTCCAAGAACGGACTGCTCGACGAATCGACAAAGAGGCTCAACGCCCACCACGAGCAACTCAAAAAGATCTGGGACATAGCCTGCGACGAGGAAGTAATCCTTCCCGATACATCGCTCAACGAATTCGTCCAACGCCTGACCCGCCATGTCCAATAA
- the cas1e gene encoding type I-E CRISPR-associated endonuclease Cas1: protein MPIFERPPLETLAMARDRWTPIYLEHGRLEVDDSSVKWIGADGLLCRLPVATLSAIVLGPGTTVTHAAMKACADSNTPVCWMGEEGMRFYAFGLAPNHDNDMPRYHAAAWADKKRRAEIARRMFKMRFPDVDVESRTVKELRGMEGLRVRTLYAKLGLQHGVTWKGRNYNKDNWEMADPVNRALSAANASLYALCAAVVCSLGYVPSLGFIHDAGTLPFVYDVADLYKHLTSIPAAFLAIRQDSKDDGELTRKLLKQRVEEERLLQRIPKDLEALLAPAASPEPPSTPNTER from the coding sequence ATGCCCATCTTTGAACGCCCCCCCTTGGAAACCCTCGCCATGGCCCGCGACCGGTGGACGCCCATTTACCTCGAACACGGCCGGCTCGAAGTCGATGATTCGAGCGTCAAATGGATCGGCGCCGACGGCTTGCTCTGCCGGCTCCCCGTGGCGACCCTTTCCGCCATCGTCCTCGGCCCTGGCACTACCGTCACCCACGCAGCCATGAAAGCGTGCGCGGATTCGAATACGCCCGTTTGCTGGATGGGCGAGGAAGGGATGCGCTTCTACGCCTTCGGCCTCGCTCCGAACCACGACAACGATATGCCCCGTTACCACGCCGCCGCCTGGGCGGACAAGAAACGCCGCGCGGAGATCGCCCGGCGCATGTTCAAGATGCGTTTCCCGGACGTGGATGTCGAAAGCCGCACGGTCAAGGAATTGCGCGGGATGGAAGGTCTGCGCGTGCGGACGCTCTACGCGAAACTCGGCCTGCAGCACGGTGTCACGTGGAAAGGCCGCAACTACAACAAGGACAACTGGGAGATGGCGGACCCTGTCAACCGCGCGCTGTCCGCCGCCAACGCGAGCCTTTATGCCTTGTGCGCCGCTGTGGTGTGTTCGCTCGGTTATGTGCCCTCGCTCGGATTCATTCACGACGCGGGCACGCTGCCGTTCGTTTACGACGTGGCCGATCTCTACAAACATTTGACCAGCATCCCCGCCGCGTTCCTGGCCATCCGGCAGGACTCGAAGGACGACGGCGAGCTCACGCGGAAACTGCTCAAGCAGCGCGTCGAGGAAGAGCGGCTGCTCCAGCGAATCCCCAAAGACCTGGAAGCGCTGTTAGCCCCGGCGGCAAGTCCGGAACCTCCCTCAACTCCGAACACAGAACGTTGA
- the casA gene encoding type I-E CRISPR-associated protein Cse1/CasA has product MTPGFTITLRGGGQATVGLDEFFARAADITDLVAKPHERIALLRLLICVTQAALNGPADRSEWEECCDRIPESVREYLRQWKASFELFGEGARFLQVPNLKPGKEDGEGNAATKLDLTLATGNNATIFDNAGGSERSRTPAQLALALLTFQCLSPAGIIGAVKWSGREIPKCTGRHAPAAAASMLHCYLTGAMLLQTIHLNLLDREQASYSFGRDGWGKPVWELLVPSLAAKAEIHTATMTYLGRLVPLARAIRLSEEGKEIILGNGLDYPIYPEFREASATLVERKDGLGVLSASLERSLWRQLPAITVRRRASKDAASGPPTLSNLPESKGAALWLGALVTDKAKIEDVVEATYNLPAGMFQDTGRQVYEAGVAFAENWERAVGSSVKAYASALKLEPPPYDKARRHFWTAIEQHVPTLLALTETPALAADFAATPWGKAVRAAAKEAYEFACPRQTPRQIEAFAKGRQQLFLRTASPKKDGEGPKAKRTRKP; this is encoded by the coding sequence GGGCCTCGACGAATTCTTTGCGCGTGCTGCAGACATCACGGACCTGGTCGCGAAGCCTCATGAACGCATCGCCCTGCTTCGGTTGTTGATCTGCGTAACGCAAGCGGCGCTCAATGGGCCGGCAGACCGCAGCGAGTGGGAAGAATGCTGCGACCGGATTCCCGAAAGCGTTCGCGAATACCTGCGCCAGTGGAAGGCGTCATTCGAGTTGTTTGGCGAGGGGGCGCGATTTCTCCAAGTGCCGAATCTGAAACCAGGGAAGGAGGACGGCGAAGGCAACGCGGCAACCAAGCTCGATTTGACGCTCGCCACTGGAAACAACGCTACCATCTTCGACAACGCCGGCGGCAGCGAGCGCTCGCGCACGCCGGCGCAACTGGCTCTGGCGCTGCTGACGTTCCAGTGCCTTTCGCCAGCAGGGATTATCGGCGCTGTGAAATGGAGTGGGCGTGAGATCCCTAAATGCACAGGGCGCCATGCTCCCGCAGCGGCCGCCAGCATGTTGCACTGCTATCTGACTGGGGCAATGCTGCTCCAAACAATCCACTTGAACTTGCTCGACCGCGAGCAGGCTTCCTATTCCTTTGGCCGGGACGGCTGGGGGAAACCCGTTTGGGAACTCCTTGTTCCATCTCTTGCCGCCAAAGCCGAAATCCACACCGCAACGATGACTTACCTCGGCCGGCTCGTACCCCTTGCGCGCGCCATCCGCCTTTCGGAAGAGGGCAAAGAGATCATCCTCGGCAATGGCTTGGATTATCCGATTTACCCTGAGTTCAGGGAGGCTTCGGCCACGCTCGTGGAGCGAAAAGATGGTTTGGGCGTCCTTTCCGCTTCGCTTGAGCGAAGTCTCTGGCGACAGCTTCCCGCAATCACTGTGCGTCGTCGTGCGAGCAAAGATGCTGCCTCCGGCCCTCCGACGTTGAGCAATCTTCCGGAAAGTAAAGGTGCCGCACTATGGCTTGGAGCTCTGGTCACGGACAAAGCCAAAATTGAAGACGTGGTTGAAGCCACCTACAACCTGCCCGCCGGGATGTTCCAGGATACGGGGCGGCAGGTCTATGAAGCAGGCGTAGCGTTCGCAGAAAACTGGGAACGAGCTGTCGGAAGCAGCGTCAAGGCATACGCCAGCGCTCTCAAACTTGAACCCCCACCTTACGACAAAGCGCGCCGACACTTCTGGACCGCTATCGAACAGCACGTCCCGACGTTGCTCGCCCTCACCGAAACGCCCGCGCTCGCCGCCGACTTCGCCGCCACGCCGTGGGGCAAAGCCGTTCGCGCCGCCGCGAAAGAGGCTTATGAATTTGCATGCCCGCGCCAAACCCCTCGGCAGATCGAAGCCTTCGCCAAAGGCCGACAACAACTGTTTCTCCGAACCGCTTCGCCGAAGAAGGACGGCGAGGGGCCAAAAGCCAAACGCACCCGCAAACCATGA
- the cas6e gene encoding type I-E CRISPR-associated protein Cas6/Cse3/CasE gives MDSARLVEGSWRELPAAFRGSVALGLERRRYPRPLGLRVLARASHRRTRIQRGGTHMTYLTQILVPYELATRQLRIRDTYDWHQRVWQAFGGRGGAPRDFLTRVDQIDDAHRLLIVSATPASKPGWCPTDCFQTKPIPEAFFGHPRYRFSLLANPTKKIIDPDKSKVVRPDGRIDRNRNSRRVSLTRREDLLAWLNRKAEAGGFAVDLDKVRTIPRGREYFFKPGARGVHHAVEFQGVLQVTDATKFREAFVRGIGSAKAFGFGMLVLAPISLSD, from the coding sequence ATGGATTCGGCTCGCCTCGTCGAAGGGAGCTGGCGTGAACTACCAGCGGCTTTTCGAGGATCTGTGGCGCTGGGATTGGAACGCCGACGATATCCGCGTCCGCTGGGCCTCCGAGTTCTGGCCCGCGCGTCGCATCGAAGAACCCGAATCCAGAGAGGAGGAACCCACATGACTTACCTCACGCAAATCCTCGTGCCGTACGAGCTGGCGACGCGCCAGCTCCGCATCCGCGACACTTACGATTGGCATCAGCGCGTATGGCAGGCCTTTGGCGGACGCGGGGGTGCGCCGCGCGATTTCCTGACGCGCGTGGACCAGATTGACGACGCGCACCGGCTGCTCATCGTGTCGGCGACGCCCGCGAGCAAGCCCGGCTGGTGCCCCACAGATTGCTTTCAGACCAAGCCCATCCCGGAGGCCTTCTTCGGCCATCCGCGATACCGTTTCAGTCTCCTGGCGAACCCGACGAAGAAGATCATCGATCCTGACAAATCGAAGGTCGTACGGCCGGACGGCCGCATTGATCGCAACCGGAATTCGCGGCGCGTGTCACTTACCCGTCGCGAAGACCTGCTGGCGTGGCTCAATCGAAAAGCCGAAGCCGGTGGTTTCGCGGTGGACCTCGACAAGGTCCGCACTATTCCCCGCGGACGCGAATATTTCTTCAAGCCCGGCGCGCGCGGTGTCCATCACGCAGTCGAGTTCCAGGGCGTCCTGCAAGTCACCGACGCCACGAAATTCCGGGAGGCTTTTGTGCGCGGAATTGGTTCCGCCAAGGCGTTCGGTTTTGGAATGCTTGTGCTGGCGCCGATATCACTCAGCGATTAA
- the cas5e gene encoding type I-E CRISPR-associated protein Cas5/CasD, whose translation MSNNSCLALLLDGPMQSWGFASRFTRRTTALFPTKSGVVGLLAAAMGVDKFRTEESENIAPLASMHCLVVVMPRQRRGRPLPILRLEDFHTIGGGYDAGDDWQSMPRSADNKTLKNPVISYRHYLLDACFGVLLQGDSALVEQVAAALRNPKWGLWLGRKCCLPASPILVATAPDQETAWRALLHRAGYPETAAITQFDQIEDASADEADDEVLNDTPVAFGAPIGQRHAPRRIRKLYRVPM comes from the coding sequence ATGTCCAATAACTCTTGCCTGGCGCTTCTGCTGGACGGCCCGATGCAATCGTGGGGCTTCGCCTCGCGCTTCACGCGGCGTACGACCGCGCTCTTTCCCACCAAAAGCGGCGTGGTCGGTTTGCTCGCAGCGGCGATGGGCGTGGACAAATTCCGCACAGAGGAATCCGAGAACATTGCCCCGCTCGCGTCCATGCATTGTCTCGTTGTCGTGATGCCCAGGCAGCGTCGAGGCCGGCCACTGCCCATCCTTCGTTTGGAGGATTTCCACACCATTGGGGGCGGTTACGACGCGGGTGACGATTGGCAATCCATGCCGCGCTCCGCGGACAACAAGACCCTCAAGAATCCAGTCATCAGCTATCGCCACTACCTGCTCGACGCCTGCTTCGGAGTACTGTTGCAAGGAGATAGTGCGCTGGTTGAGCAAGTCGCTGCTGCCCTGCGGAATCCGAAGTGGGGCCTTTGGCTGGGACGCAAGTGCTGTCTGCCGGCCAGCCCAATCCTGGTCGCAACCGCCCCGGATCAGGAAACCGCGTGGCGCGCGCTTCTGCATCGCGCTGGCTATCCGGAAACGGCTGCCATCACACAATTCGATCAGATCGAGGACGCCAGCGCCGACGAAGCCGACGATGAAGTCTTGAACGACACACCCGTCGCCTTCGGCGCACCTATCGGCCAGCGCCACGCGCCGCGAAGGATTCGTAAGCTGTATCGCGTTCCGATGTAA